The Rhodothermales bacterium genome contains the following window.
CGCGACTCGAAGCCATTCACGAGACGTATGAAATGAACCGCCTGGGAGATGATGTTACGAGTTCGTTGCTCGCCGCCATTAGAAACGACCCGAACGTGAACGTGCGGCTTGCGGCGATCGATGCCCTCAGTCGCTTCGCCGATCAGCGTGAGGTCCGCGATGGCTTGCAGCAGTCAATCCAGCTCCAAAAATCACCACTGATCCAGACGACCATATACGAGGTGCTGGAGTGACCAGAGCTCGTGACCGGTACTACTATCATACGAGACAGAATCAACATGAAGACCGCCTTTTTCGCACTGCTCCTTTGTACGCCGCTACTTTCTCAAGCTCAGGAAACGCTCCGGGCATCGTTCGCGGAGCCTGACCAACCGACGCATGTCGTGGCTCGGACCATCTATGGAAATATCGAGGTGTCCGCACACGCCGAGAAGGATGTCGTCATTGAGATAATCGAGCGACCTCGCGAGACCGCCGAGTCATCTCGTCCACGGCAGGACAATCTGCGCCGCGTAGACCAGGGTGCAAACGTTACGCTGGATGAGAACGACAACACCATTGTCGTGAAGGCGGGAAGCGAGGATCGCTACACGGACCTGCACGTATGGATCCCACGAGACAGCGATCTATCCGTCCACATCACCGGAGAAGGAGACATTCTCGTGACGGGTGTTTCGGGAGAAATGGAAGTCAACGCCGCAAACGGCTCAATTGCCCTGGCAGAAGTATCGGGGCCTGTTGTCGCGCACGCACACGCGGGGAGTCTGACAGCGACCTTCGAATCGATAACGGACGCGCGGCCGATGGCGTTCAGCTCGTGGTCAGGCGACGTCGAAGTGACGTTTCCCTCTCAGGTATCTGCAAAATTGAAGATGCGAACAGATCATGGGGAGATCCTGTCGGAGTTTGATCTGTCCGGCAAGGTGGCGTCTCTCGAGAACGTCGGCAAAGACGGCCGTCAGCGGCTGCGCAGCTTTACGTACGCGACAATCAACGGTGGGGGGCCGGAGTATTTGTTTCAGAATTACAGCGGCGACATTGTAATTCGTAAGCGCTCGTCAGCCACCCCGTAGCAGGCGCAAGGTCCGCCTTTGAAAGCTCCCTTCGCAACCGCAACCGATCCTTCCGTCTCAGAAGCAGCCCAGTTCCTGCCGCGACTCCGCATCGTTGTGCGGCGTGCAGTTGCCTGACGGCAGGACCGCAGGCACGTAGCGCATCAGTTCAGGATCGTACAGCGCCTCCTCAATAAACACTGTCAGGTCGTCGATCTCGGACTCCGACAGGCCCAGCGGACGGAAGTAAGAGGAGAGTCGTTCGACCGGCACGAGAGAGTTCTGCGGGACGGCCGCATTCTTGTAGGCGATCACATCACGCACCGAGGAGAATGATGCACCGTGACTATAGAATGGTGTGTCGGTGAGATTGTAGAGTTGCGGCGTCTTGAAGCGGTAGTCGTCAGCCACCCGGCCCGTAAAACCGCCGCGTCCTCGACGGACGTCGTCCGGTACCGTGCCCCCGAAAGCACGAAGGTCCACTCGCGGATCGACCGCGCCGTCCAGATCATTCATGCCCAGCGCGTAGAACGTCATCGAACTGAGAGCCGGCCCCGTGTGACAGGCGGAACACTCGGCCTTCCCGAAGAACAGGATCGCTCCACGCATCTGATCCTCCGACATGGCCCGGGCCTCCCCGCGCAGCCACCGCTGAAACGGTGAGCGGTTCGCGAGAATGGTTCGCTCAAACGCGGCGATGGCGAGCGCCGAGTTCATGAGGGTGACGGGCTCGTCGTCGGCAGGAAAGGCCTCGCCAAACAGACGCTGATAAAACGGAATCGAAGCGACTCGCGAGTTCTCGACGTCGTCCATCCGATGGACCGTCATCCCCGCTACCGCCTGCGTCTCCAGTCCGTGCATCCCGAGCATGTTTGCCTCCTTCGGTCCGGTCCAATTTGCCTCCGTACCGAAGTTGAGGCCGACACCACCGAACTGACCATTCCAGAGCATGAGTTGCTGGTATGCCGTGTTCATACTCGACGGAGATCGAATTGGCTGAAGGTCGGGCGTGTTCTCGTCCGAGCTGGAATCATATGCAGGATCGAGCTTCCGGTTGAAGAAGCCCCGTCCGCCCTCCGCGATTCCCTGTGGCGTGGCCGCCTGAAACCCTGCCTGCGCGAAATGACATCCCGCGCACGAGTAGGTCTCCGAAGCCGACTCCTGTCGGCAGCTGGTGCCCAGCGCTGTTTCGTGATACAGCAGTTGTCCCAGCCGCACCTTTGCGCGAGTCAGTGGATTCAGCGGATCCTGCGGGATCCTGTCAAACTCATCGCTGTCCGGAAGGCGATAAAACTCGAGTCCGCCTTCGAGGGCCTGCGCACTCAGCGTCGCGCGAAGGCTCCCGTTCAGTTGGCCAATCCGCGTAATGTCTCGCGAGGATAGAAACTCATTGTCGCCTCGGAAGCCGGTGTCGTTGTCCTGAAACGCATCGCAAGAAGAGAGAAGCGTCATCAGAAAGGCCAGCGAGGTGGCGACCAGCACGCGCCTCCCTGGAGTCGGTTTACCCGGTTCGCGGCGCGTCTTGTCTACGTACATAATGGGGCTCCCACAGATTCAGCTGTTCCTCCCGCTCGCACTCTGTGGATA
Protein-coding sequences here:
- a CDS encoding DUF4097 family beta strand repeat protein: MKTAFFALLLCTPLLSQAQETLRASFAEPDQPTHVVARTIYGNIEVSAHAEKDVVIEIIERPRETAESSRPRQDNLRRVDQGANVTLDENDNTIVVKAGSEDRYTDLHVWIPRDSDLSVHITGEGDILVTGVSGEMEVNAANGSIALAEVSGPVVAHAHAGSLTATFESITDARPMAFSSWSGDVEVTFPSQVSAKLKMRTDHGEILSEFDLSGKVASLENVGKDGRQRLRSFTYATINGGGPEYLFQNYSGDIVIRKRSSATP
- a CDS encoding cytochrome-c peroxidase — translated: MYVDKTRREPGKPTPGRRVLVATSLAFLMTLLSSCDAFQDNDTGFRGDNEFLSSRDITRIGQLNGSLRATLSAQALEGGLEFYRLPDSDEFDRIPQDPLNPLTRAKVRLGQLLYHETALGTSCRQESASETYSCAGCHFAQAGFQAATPQGIAEGGRGFFNRKLDPAYDSSSDENTPDLQPIRSPSSMNTAYQQLMLWNGQFGGVGLNFGTEANWTGPKEANMLGMHGLETQAVAGMTVHRMDDVENSRVASIPFYQRLFGEAFPADDEPVTLMNSALAIAAFERTILANRSPFQRWLRGEARAMSEDQMRGAILFFGKAECSACHTGPALSSMTFYALGMNDLDGAVDPRVDLRAFGGTVPDDVRRGRGGFTGRVADDYRFKTPQLYNLTDTPFYSHGASFSSVRDVIAYKNAAVPQNSLVPVERLSSYFRPLGLSESEIDDLTVFIEEALYDPELMRYVPAVLPSGNCTPHNDAESRQELGCF